A single region of the bacterium genome encodes:
- the sppA gene encoding signal peptide peptidase SppA, protein MKKFWIVIGLICALTAAGLFGGWYLLQRLGTPTGPVGGVLVWRVDADYPERRDEGAFAALAGRDVPLMHEITAALSRAARDERVTGLFLEIAVAPADWADVEELRDAITSFAAAGKPVTAWLSFAGSGEYALALAADRVVLAPEGNLMVPGASAQMQFLAGTLEKLGMTADYVHVGRYKSAPEAMTRTDATGPHREMIASLVEEHYRGLVALIARDRGLGEATVAELVDQGLFDAEGALAAALVDTLDYRDAALEADFGDAETTLFEDYVLSPGRGRGERVALVTVEGTIVEGDSGRDFWSGPLAGSDTVIEQLRDAAEDDGVAAVVLRVDSPGGSATASDLIWDEINRTRLDKPVVVSMSGYAASGGYYVACPADSIFAEPGTLTGSIGVFAGKMDRHLLYEKIGLNREFVVRGRNALMFADADRFDEAQRALLQGQLDAFYGRFVGKVAAGRRLDPAAVAAVAEGRVWTGRQAVDAGLVDGLGGLDRALVAVRGLVGLDADAPLRLVSFDREPSLFERLLSQALRGGAVGNAVESAVGGEAWTGPWREFADSGLLAQARLLDGRPLALLPLRLEFR, encoded by the coding sequence ATGAAGAAATTCTGGATCGTGATCGGCCTGATCTGCGCCCTGACGGCGGCGGGCCTGTTCGGCGGCTGGTACCTCCTGCAGCGTCTCGGGACGCCGACGGGGCCCGTCGGGGGCGTGCTGGTCTGGCGGGTGGACGCGGACTATCCGGAGCGCCGCGACGAGGGCGCCTTCGCGGCGCTGGCCGGCCGCGACGTGCCGCTGATGCACGAGATCACGGCCGCGCTGTCGCGGGCCGCCCGCGACGAGCGCGTGACCGGCCTGTTCCTGGAGATCGCCGTCGCGCCGGCGGACTGGGCCGACGTCGAGGAGCTGCGCGACGCGATCACCAGCTTCGCCGCGGCGGGCAAGCCCGTGACCGCCTGGCTGAGCTTCGCCGGTTCCGGCGAGTACGCCCTGGCCTTGGCCGCGGACCGCGTCGTCCTGGCGCCCGAGGGCAACCTCATGGTCCCCGGGGCCAGCGCCCAGATGCAGTTCCTGGCCGGCACGCTGGAGAAGCTGGGCATGACGGCGGACTACGTCCACGTCGGCCGCTACAAGTCGGCCCCCGAGGCGATGACCCGCACCGACGCCACCGGCCCGCACCGCGAGATGATCGCGTCCCTGGTCGAGGAACACTACCGCGGCCTGGTGGCGCTGATCGCCCGCGACCGCGGGCTCGGCGAGGCGACGGTCGCGGAGCTGGTCGACCAGGGCCTGTTCGACGCCGAGGGCGCGCTCGCCGCGGCGCTGGTCGACACGCTCGACTACCGGGACGCGGCGCTGGAGGCCGACTTCGGCGACGCCGAGACCACCCTGTTCGAGGACTACGTCCTGTCGCCGGGCCGCGGCCGCGGCGAGCGCGTCGCGTTGGTGACGGTCGAGGGCACGATCGTCGAGGGCGACAGCGGCCGCGACTTCTGGTCCGGCCCCCTGGCCGGCAGCGACACGGTGATCGAGCAACTGCGGGACGCGGCCGAGGACGACGGCGTCGCCGCCGTCGTGCTGAGGGTCGACAGCCCCGGCGGTTCGGCCACCGCCAGCGACCTGATCTGGGACGAGATCAACCGGACCCGGCTCGACAAGCCGGTCGTGGTGTCGATGTCGGGCTACGCCGCCTCGGGCGGCTACTACGTCGCCTGCCCGGCCGACTCGATCTTCGCCGAGCCCGGCACCCTGACGGGCTCCATCGGCGTCTTCGCCGGCAAGATGGACCGCCACCTGCTCTACGAGAAGATCGGCCTGAACCGCGAGTTCGTCGTGCGCGGCCGCAACGCCCTGATGTTCGCCGACGCCGACCGCTTCGACGAGGCCCAGCGCGCCCTGCTCCAGGGCCAGCTCGACGCCTTCTACGGACGGTTCGTCGGCAAGGTCGCCGCCGGGCGCCGCCTCGATCCCGCCGCGGTGGCGGCCGTGGCCGAGGGGCGCGTCTGGACGGGACGGCAGGCGGTCGACGCCGGGCTGGTCGACGGGCTCGGCGGCCTGGACCGCGCGCTGGTGGCGGTGCGTGGGCTGGTCGGGCTGGACGCCGACGCGCCGCTGCGCCTCGTGTCGTTCGACCGGGAACCCAGCCTGTTCGAGCGCCTGCTGTCGCAGGCCCTGCGCGGCGGTGCCGTCGGGAATGCGGTCGAAAGTGCTGTCGGCGGCGAGGCGTGGACCGGCCCCTGGCGCGAGTTCGCCGACAGCGGCCTGCTCGCCCAGGCCCGATTGCTGGACGGCCGGCCGCTCGCCCTGCTCCCGCTGCGGCTGGAGTTCCGTTGA